One window from the genome of Micromonospora aurantiaca ATCC 27029 encodes:
- a CDS encoding UbiD family decarboxylase, producing the protein MTGGRAPVDLRHALATLDPLPGELVRVAEELPARYGVSAHYARWAGAPAAPPTGPGPAVLFDRVRPAHGPTRAVLMGLYGTRRRAAGLLGVTPAELPHRLLDAVAAPRPPVPATDPARWPRHRLPLDLTALPVPVLTDEDAGPYLTLGAVLATDPDTGVRNLSVHRMCVQGPDTLTIWMVPGRDLELAHQAALRRGAALPVAIHLGLGPAVLLSSCCPTSLVPPDLDELAVAGALAGRPVELLPCTTVDAEFVAHAEYVIEGELLAEHAPESRHGAVATPEFLGYQGRAHPSLPLIRVTAITARESPILQAVSGPGHEQSVLLGFGMEAAVLDLLRRRGTPALAAHCHTAGGGQLMVVLQWPAKRGPADDDAVRDAAEAVLDGFRMAKLVLCVDEDVDMESDQDLWWAMVTRFQADQDLRVLADREGFPLDPSQHTGYSRSLSADGRTAKAVFDCTVPYAQRDRFRRPRFTEPSLPVPRRPAAPLPR; encoded by the coding sequence ATGACCGGCGGCCGGGCACCCGTCGACCTGCGGCACGCGCTCGCCACGCTCGACCCGCTGCCCGGCGAGCTGGTCCGGGTCGCCGAGGAGCTGCCCGCCCGCTACGGCGTCTCCGCGCACTACGCCCGGTGGGCCGGCGCGCCCGCCGCGCCGCCCACCGGCCCCGGCCCCGCGGTGCTGTTCGATCGGGTACGCCCCGCGCACGGCCCCACCCGGGCCGTGCTGATGGGCCTCTACGGCACCCGGCGCCGCGCCGCGGGGCTGCTCGGTGTCACCCCGGCCGAGCTGCCGCACCGGCTGCTCGACGCGGTGGCCGCGCCCCGGCCGCCGGTGCCCGCCACCGACCCGGCGCGCTGGCCCCGCCATCGGCTGCCGCTGGATCTCACCGCGCTGCCGGTGCCGGTGCTCACCGACGAGGACGCCGGCCCGTACCTGACGCTCGGGGCGGTGCTCGCCACCGATCCGGACACCGGGGTACGCAACCTGTCCGTGCACCGGATGTGTGTCCAGGGTCCGGACACGCTGACCATCTGGATGGTCCCCGGCCGCGACCTGGAACTGGCCCACCAGGCCGCGTTGCGCCGGGGCGCGGCGCTGCCGGTGGCGATCCACCTCGGACTCGGCCCGGCAGTCCTGCTGTCGTCCTGCTGCCCCACCTCGCTGGTGCCGCCGGACCTGGACGAGCTGGCGGTGGCCGGGGCGCTCGCCGGCCGGCCGGTCGAGCTGCTGCCCTGCACCACTGTGGACGCCGAGTTCGTCGCGCACGCCGAGTACGTCATCGAGGGCGAACTGCTGGCCGAGCACGCGCCGGAGAGCCGGCACGGCGCGGTCGCCACCCCGGAGTTCCTCGGCTACCAGGGCCGCGCGCACCCGTCGCTGCCGCTGATCCGGGTCACCGCGATCACCGCTCGGGAGAGCCCGATCCTCCAGGCCGTGTCCGGGCCCGGACACGAGCAGTCGGTGCTGCTCGGCTTCGGGATGGAGGCCGCGGTGCTGGACCTGCTGCGCCGTCGGGGCACGCCGGCGCTGGCCGCGCACTGCCACACAGCCGGCGGCGGCCAGCTCATGGTGGTGCTCCAGTGGCCGGCCAAGCGCGGCCCGGCCGACGACGACGCGGTACGGGACGCGGCGGAGGCGGTGCTGGACGGCTTCCGGATGGCCAAGCTGGTGCTCTGCGTGGACGAGGACGTCGACATGGAGTCCGACCAGGACCTGTGGTGGGCCATGGTGACGCGGTTCCAGGCGGACCAGGATCTGCGTGTACTGGCCGACCGGGAGGGCTTCCCGCTCGACCCGAGCCAGCACACCGGCTACTCCCGGTCGCTGTCCGCCGACGGGCGCACCGCGAAGGCGGTGTTCGACTGCACGGTGCCGTACGCCCAGCGGGACCGGTTCCGCCGGCCCCGGTTCACCGAGCCGTCGCTTCCCGTGCCGCGCCGGCCAGCAGCGCCACTCCCTCGCTGA
- a CDS encoding chorismate mutase, which produces MSDAPAGTDGTARITELRAAVDRLDQRIVELLAVRTRVVRELTAHKSDEAAVRSPDRVRQVLDRVAELAGRHGMPPEVAVATYRTLIEELTRMQLDMLADRRAAGTAPAAPAAPERR; this is translated from the coding sequence GTGAGCGACGCCCCCGCCGGGACGGACGGCACGGCCCGCATCACCGAGCTGCGGGCCGCCGTGGACCGGCTCGACCAGCGGATCGTCGAGCTGCTGGCGGTCCGTACCCGGGTGGTCCGGGAGCTGACCGCGCACAAGTCCGACGAGGCGGCCGTGCGGTCGCCGGACCGGGTCCGGCAGGTGCTCGACCGCGTCGCCGAGCTGGCCGGCCGGCACGGCATGCCGCCGGAGGTCGCGGTGGCCACGTACCGCACGCTGATCGAGGAGCTGACCCGGATGCAGCTGGACATGCTGGCGGACCGCCGTGCCGCCGGGACGGCTCCGGCCGCCCCGGCGGCGCCGGAGCGGCGATGA
- a CDS encoding cupin domain-containing protein produces the protein MSTEQATVPVGIDFPATEWEKWDKPGAEGRVKIAYVGGQRLRLLELPAGFDEHHWCLRGHTGYVLRGEFTIHFRDRSVPCRPGMGFVIPDDEEHRSQGSEDEPTVVFVVDRVDQP, from the coding sequence ATGTCCACTGAGCAGGCGACCGTCCCGGTCGGCATCGACTTCCCCGCCACCGAGTGGGAGAAGTGGGACAAGCCCGGCGCCGAGGGCCGGGTCAAGATCGCGTACGTCGGGGGGCAGCGGCTGCGCCTGCTGGAGCTGCCCGCCGGGTTCGACGAGCACCACTGGTGCCTGCGCGGGCACACCGGCTACGTGCTGCGGGGCGAGTTCACCATCCACTTCCGGGACCGCTCGGTGCCCTGCCGCCCCGGCATGGGCTTCGTCATCCCGGACGACGAGGAGCACCGCTCCCAGGGCAGCGAGGACGAGCCCACTGTCGTGTTCGTGGTCGACCGGGTCGACCAGCCGTGA